One Bombus fervidus isolate BK054 chromosome 2, iyBomFerv1, whole genome shotgun sequence DNA segment encodes these proteins:
- the Usp47 gene encoding ubiquitin specific protease 47 isoform X1, which yields MVCRAGQICFIQCNLPGVKNKIFTTDRLLLHESTRGEDLYVYIGEQCQIQPDSFKLYLVSGGKLIDLSEKKDKTMSEIGVDFSFDRESSTEHKHTLVVMDPADVLMQKQFRQQTAYNAYNPPPPSPNHSSVWGEDNNVDFKSLIKSETSYVGLVNQAMTCYLNSLLQALYMTPEFRNALYNWEYVEGSEKDEANSIPYQLQKLFLNLQTSTKSAVETTALTKSFGWDSTEAWQQHDIQELCRVMFDALEQKFKNTEQADLINRLYEGKMIDYVKCLECGTEKSREDTFLDIPLPVRPFGSNVAYTSVEEALRAFVQHEILEGSNQYHCEKCNKKCDAHKGLKFTKFPYLLTLHLKRFDFDFKTFHRIKLNDKVTFPDTLNLNSFIASMPNQESPSSDENISLVKCDDNSITDSGTLDDDCPPCENSLPNSNHSTNHDQDDDEGIDMSNGPSTSNCAVHNHENEKNRSSNTAKGPYNYELFSIMIHSGSASGGHYYAYIKDFRTNEWFCFNDQSVTQITHDDIQKTYGGGSTRSYFTGAYSSTNAYMLMYRQIDSARNALPIQMQDFPKHIQELLKKMKENEDNDRESREKDLATPKVKVYCQHPTEDKKLNFRLSFSPNVTWAQTTKIVYKNFCLEGMVSLNQCRLVVYDHNNELIVASYEGRENETFASIWGNRVNRYSLLLEIRDKDQKFEPHLRGGIVTKVYVVDVSRKKLIEGPLNVRGLFTQTVREYKQVVGKFINMDPGDMKIVLRKHGTDAILVQNDDAILAVADFCNLIKVFVCTNADAECNKSYFETTICGIAEQLENIITLRIKLPPNSSKEILEELNIPMLDEVNKDKEKPVTDSPSKVSVAESHRDASTKCNETSKSGKLVEDTSVRNASPQLVEGEEWHTPEQSNSEDSSLSDSDKTLVGDAPGDEDFQLPYLPSSTSNRAIKMLNQVGLENWDNIIDDSEYYFKATPYTNHNEKFLKVLVDKRMIFNTLKKNLEPYVGVPAEYFKICRYFDECGESECSCLLSQLVSYEDGEKLWIEIGRALRNGEFTVKLHQFFLDSAKSKFLFEWIVSEDMTVGQAKKEILVEMKRRYNIEIPYERCRLREKCFVLPSKVLLDHQKFKDFQYYSQFEMIVQELPDKDPVTNSNQVIVFVRRWYPIKFHVGPPQEIVLDETTLKEMMKKLSLISDIPEEHINIIRGKGSVHMPIVRIENEEDWIGLTTLVEFNVEDGAVFLYRDSRETSHPLTQEEYDEIAIREVSPSLPLSSASRCNARKEKALRIYLDGE from the exons ATGGTTTGTAGAGCTGGTCAAATATGTTTCATTCAGTGCAATCTACCCggagttaaaaataaaatctttacTACTGACAGACTTCTGCTTCATGAATCTACCCGTGGTGAGGATCTTTATGTTTATATTGGAGAGCAGTGTCAAATACAACCAGACAGTTTTAAGTTGTATTTAGTATCAGGTGGAAAATTG ATCGATTTAtcagaaaagaaagataaaacaaTGTCAGAAATTGGTGtggatttttcttttgatCGGGAATCATCAACTGAGCATAAGCACACACTTGTAGTTATGGATCCAGCAGATGTTTTGATGCAGAAACAATTTCGCCAACAGACTGCATATAATGCATATAATCCTCCACCACCATCTCCTAATCATTCGTCAGTGTGGGGTGAAGATAATAATGTTGATTTCAAAAGTCTTATTAAGTCTGAAACaa gcTATGTCGGTTTAGTCAATCAAGCAATGACATGTTACTTAAATAGTCTATTACAAGCGTTATATATGACTCCTGAGTTTCGGAATGCATTGTATAATTGGGAATATGTAGAAGGATCAGAAAAAGATGAAGCTAATAGTATTCCATATCAActacagaaattatttttaaatttacag ACATCAACGAAATCAGCAGTGGAAACTACAGCACTAACAAAAAGTTTTGGTTGGGATTCTACAGAAGCTTGGCAACAACATGATATTCAAGAACTATGTAGAGTTATGTTTGATGCTttagaacaaaaatttaaaaatacggaACAAGCTGATTTAATAAACAGACTTTATGAAG gAAAGATGATTGATTATGTTAAATGTCTTGAGTGTGGTACTGAAAAATCTAGAGAAGACACTTTTCttgatataccattaccaGTAAGACCTTTTGGTAGTAATGTTGCATACACAAGTGTG gAAGAAGCTTTAAGAGCATTTGTTCAGCATGAAATTTTGGAAGGAAGCAATCAGTATCATTgcgaaaaatgtaataaaaaatgtgatGCTCATAAAGGAttaaaattcacaaaatttcCGTACCTTCTGACACTTCATCTTAAACGATTCGATTTTGATTTCAAAACCTTTCATAGAATAAAACTTAATGATAA gGTTACTTTTCCAGatacattaaatttaaattcttttattgctTCTATGCCAAATCAAGAATCTCCTAGTTCTGATGAAAATATTAGTTTAGTGAAATGCGACGATAACTCTATAACAGATAGCGGCACATTAGATGATGATTGTCCTCCCTGTGAAAACAGTCTTCCTAATAGTAATCATTCAACAAATCATGACCAAGATGATGATGAAG GTATAGATATGAGTAATGGACCTTCAACGTCAAATTGTGCTGTGCATAatcatgaaaatgaaaaaaatcgtAGCAGTAATACAGCAAAAGGACCTTACAATTATGAATTGTTCTCAATTATGATTCATAGCGGTAGTGCTAGTGGTGGTCATTATTATGcttatataaaagattttagAACAAACGAATGGTTTTGTTTCAATGATCAAAGCGTAACACAG ATAACTCATGACGATATTCAGAAAACGTATGGTGGTGGTTCAACCAGGTCATATTTTACTGGAGCTTATAGTAGTACTAATGCGTACATGCTCATGTATAGACAAATTGATTCTGCTCGCAATGCTTTGCCCATACAAATGCAAGATTTTCCAAAACATATACAGGAATTGttgaaaaagatgaaagaaaatgaagataaCGACAGGGAGAGTCGCGAAAAAGATCTTGCAACACCTAAGGTGAAAGTATATTGTCAACATCCTACAGAAGATAAGAAACTGAATTTTAGACTTTCCTTTTCGCCTAATGTTACATGGGCTCAAACGACAAAGATTGTTTATAAGAATTTTTGCTTGGAAGGAATGGTGAGCTTAAATCAATGTCGTTTAGTTGTTTATGATCACAATAATGAGTTAATCGTGGCTAGTTACGAAGGtagagaaaatgaaacgttCGCAAGTATTTGGGGTAATCGAGTGAATCGGTATagtttattattagaaatacgTGACAAAGATCAAAAATTTGAGCCACACCTACGAGGtg GTATTGTAACTAAAGTGTACGTCGTCGACGTATCTAGAAAGAAGCTTATTGAAGGACCATTAAATGTACGAGGTTTATTTACACAAACAGTGAGAGAATATAAGCAGGTGgtaggaaaatttattaatatggATCCGGGCGACATGAAAATAGTTTTACGAAAACATGGAACAGATGCTATACTCGTACAAAATGACGATGCTATATTAGCAGTTGCAgacttttgtaatttaattaaagtctTTGTATGTACGAATGCCGATGCCGAGTGTAACAAATCTTACTTTGAAACAACAATATGTGGTATTGCTGAGCAGTTAGAAAACATTATAACACTACGTATAAAGTTACCTCCTAATTCAAGTAAAG AAATATtggaagaattaaatattccaatgTTAGACGAAGTGaataaagacaaagaaaaaccTGTGACTGATAGTCCATCCAAAGTAAGCGTTGCTGAATCGCATCGAGATGCTAGTACAAAATGCAACGAGACTTCAAAAAGTGGAAAGCTTGTTGAAGATACTTCAGTAAGAAATGCAAGCCCACAATTGGTAGAGGGTGAGGAATGGCATACTCCTGAACAAAGTAATAGCGAAGATAGTAGTCTCAGTGATAGTGACAAAACTTTAGTTGGAGATGCTCCAGGAGATGAAGACTTTCAATTACCTTATCTTCCATCGAGTACAAGTAATCGCGccattaaaatgttaaatcaAGTTGGACTTGAAAACTGGGATAATATCATCGATGATtcagaatattatttcaaggCCACACCATATACAAATCATAATGAGAAAT TTTTGAAAGTATTAGTGGATAAAAGAATGATATTCAATACTTTGAAGAAAAACTTAGAGCCGTACGTTGGTGTACCtgcagaatattttaaaatttgtcgTTATTTTGATGAATGTGGTGAATCAGAATGTAGCTGTTTACTTAGTCAACTTGTTTCTTATGAAGATGGGGAGAAACTTTGGATAGAAATAGGACGGGCTTTACGTAATGGTGAATTTACAGTAAAATTACATCAGTTTTTCCTTGATTCGGCTAAG AGCAAATTTTTGTTCGAATGGATAGTCTCAGAAGACATGACTGTTGGGCAGGCGAAAAAAGAGATTCTTgtagaaatgaaaagaagatataatatagaaataccataCGAAAGATGTCGATTAAGGGAAAAGTGTTTTGTATTACCTTCAAAAGTACTTTTAGATCATCAAAAGTTTAAAGATTTCCAATATTATTCTCAATTTGAAATGATTGTACAAGAGTTACCTGATAAAGATCCAGTTACCAATAGCAATCAAGTCATTGTTTTTGTCCGACGTTGGTATCctataaaatttcatgttGGTCCACCACAAGAAATCGTATTAGATGAAACGACCTTGAAAGAAATGATGAAAAAA TTATCTTTAATATCGGATATACCTGAagaacatataaatataataagagGGAAAGGTTCAGTACATATGCCTATTGTACGAATTGAGAATGAGGAAGACTGGATTGGATTAACAACTCTTGTTGAATTTAATGTTGAAGATGGTGCTGTGTTCTTATATAG AGATAGCAGGGAAACTTCACATCCATTAACTCAAGAAGAGTACGATGAAATCGCAATTCGAGAAGTATCACCTTCTTTACCACTTTCTTCTGCGTCACGTTGTAATGCGCGTAAAGAGAAAGCGCTTAGAATATATTTGGATGGTGAATGA
- the Usp47 gene encoding ubiquitin specific protease 47 isoform X3, with translation MSEIGVDFSFDRESSTEHKHTLVVMDPADVLMQKQFRQQTAYNAYNPPPPSPNHSSVWGEDNNVDFKSLIKSETSYVGLVNQAMTCYLNSLLQALYMTPEFRNALYNWEYVEGSEKDEANSIPYQLQKLFLNLQTSTKSAVETTALTKSFGWDSTEAWQQHDIQELCRVMFDALEQKFKNTEQADLINRLYEGKMIDYVKCLECGTEKSREDTFLDIPLPVRPFGSNVAYTSVEEALRAFVQHEILEGSNQYHCEKCNKKCDAHKGLKFTKFPYLLTLHLKRFDFDFKTFHRIKLNDKVTFPDTLNLNSFIASMPNQESPSSDENISLVKCDDNSITDSGTLDDDCPPCENSLPNSNHSTNHDQDDDEGIDMSNGPSTSNCAVHNHENEKNRSSNTAKGPYNYELFSIMIHSGSASGGHYYAYIKDFRTNEWFCFNDQSVTQITHDDIQKTYGGGSTRSYFTGAYSSTNAYMLMYRQIDSARNALPIQMQDFPKHIQELLKKMKENEDNDRESREKDLATPKVKVYCQHPTEDKKLNFRLSFSPNVTWAQTTKIVYKNFCLEGMVSLNQCRLVVYDHNNELIVASYEGRENETFASIWGNRVNRYSLLLEIRDKDQKFEPHLRGGIVTKVYVVDVSRKKLIEGPLNVRGLFTQTVREYKQVVGKFINMDPGDMKIVLRKHGTDAILVQNDDAILAVADFCNLIKVFVCTNADAECNKSYFETTICGIAEQLENIITLRIKLPPNSSKEILEELNIPMLDEVNKDKEKPVTDSPSKVSVAESHRDASTKCNETSKSGKLVEDTSVRNASPQLVEGEEWHTPEQSNSEDSSLSDSDKTLVGDAPGDEDFQLPYLPSSTSNRAIKMLNQVGLENWDNIIDDSEYYFKATPYTNHNEKFLKVLVDKRMIFNTLKKNLEPYVGVPAEYFKICRYFDECGESECSCLLSQLVSYEDGEKLWIEIGRALRNGEFTVKLHQFFLDSAKSKFLFEWIVSEDMTVGQAKKEILVEMKRRYNIEIPYERCRLREKCFVLPSKVLLDHQKFKDFQYYSQFEMIVQELPDKDPVTNSNQVIVFVRRWYPIKFHVGPPQEIVLDETTLKEMMKKLSLISDIPEEHINIIRGKGSVHMPIVRIENEEDWIGLTTLVEFNVEDGAVFLYRDSRETSHPLTQEEYDEIAIREVSPSLPLSSASRCNARKEKALRIYLDGE, from the exons aTGTCAGAAATTGGTGtggatttttcttttgatCGGGAATCATCAACTGAGCATAAGCACACACTTGTAGTTATGGATCCAGCAGATGTTTTGATGCAGAAACAATTTCGCCAACAGACTGCATATAATGCATATAATCCTCCACCACCATCTCCTAATCATTCGTCAGTGTGGGGTGAAGATAATAATGTTGATTTCAAAAGTCTTATTAAGTCTGAAACaa gcTATGTCGGTTTAGTCAATCAAGCAATGACATGTTACTTAAATAGTCTATTACAAGCGTTATATATGACTCCTGAGTTTCGGAATGCATTGTATAATTGGGAATATGTAGAAGGATCAGAAAAAGATGAAGCTAATAGTATTCCATATCAActacagaaattatttttaaatttacag ACATCAACGAAATCAGCAGTGGAAACTACAGCACTAACAAAAAGTTTTGGTTGGGATTCTACAGAAGCTTGGCAACAACATGATATTCAAGAACTATGTAGAGTTATGTTTGATGCTttagaacaaaaatttaaaaatacggaACAAGCTGATTTAATAAACAGACTTTATGAAG gAAAGATGATTGATTATGTTAAATGTCTTGAGTGTGGTACTGAAAAATCTAGAGAAGACACTTTTCttgatataccattaccaGTAAGACCTTTTGGTAGTAATGTTGCATACACAAGTGTG gAAGAAGCTTTAAGAGCATTTGTTCAGCATGAAATTTTGGAAGGAAGCAATCAGTATCATTgcgaaaaatgtaataaaaaatgtgatGCTCATAAAGGAttaaaattcacaaaatttcCGTACCTTCTGACACTTCATCTTAAACGATTCGATTTTGATTTCAAAACCTTTCATAGAATAAAACTTAATGATAA gGTTACTTTTCCAGatacattaaatttaaattcttttattgctTCTATGCCAAATCAAGAATCTCCTAGTTCTGATGAAAATATTAGTTTAGTGAAATGCGACGATAACTCTATAACAGATAGCGGCACATTAGATGATGATTGTCCTCCCTGTGAAAACAGTCTTCCTAATAGTAATCATTCAACAAATCATGACCAAGATGATGATGAAG GTATAGATATGAGTAATGGACCTTCAACGTCAAATTGTGCTGTGCATAatcatgaaaatgaaaaaaatcgtAGCAGTAATACAGCAAAAGGACCTTACAATTATGAATTGTTCTCAATTATGATTCATAGCGGTAGTGCTAGTGGTGGTCATTATTATGcttatataaaagattttagAACAAACGAATGGTTTTGTTTCAATGATCAAAGCGTAACACAG ATAACTCATGACGATATTCAGAAAACGTATGGTGGTGGTTCAACCAGGTCATATTTTACTGGAGCTTATAGTAGTACTAATGCGTACATGCTCATGTATAGACAAATTGATTCTGCTCGCAATGCTTTGCCCATACAAATGCAAGATTTTCCAAAACATATACAGGAATTGttgaaaaagatgaaagaaaatgaagataaCGACAGGGAGAGTCGCGAAAAAGATCTTGCAACACCTAAGGTGAAAGTATATTGTCAACATCCTACAGAAGATAAGAAACTGAATTTTAGACTTTCCTTTTCGCCTAATGTTACATGGGCTCAAACGACAAAGATTGTTTATAAGAATTTTTGCTTGGAAGGAATGGTGAGCTTAAATCAATGTCGTTTAGTTGTTTATGATCACAATAATGAGTTAATCGTGGCTAGTTACGAAGGtagagaaaatgaaacgttCGCAAGTATTTGGGGTAATCGAGTGAATCGGTATagtttattattagaaatacgTGACAAAGATCAAAAATTTGAGCCACACCTACGAGGtg GTATTGTAACTAAAGTGTACGTCGTCGACGTATCTAGAAAGAAGCTTATTGAAGGACCATTAAATGTACGAGGTTTATTTACACAAACAGTGAGAGAATATAAGCAGGTGgtaggaaaatttattaatatggATCCGGGCGACATGAAAATAGTTTTACGAAAACATGGAACAGATGCTATACTCGTACAAAATGACGATGCTATATTAGCAGTTGCAgacttttgtaatttaattaaagtctTTGTATGTACGAATGCCGATGCCGAGTGTAACAAATCTTACTTTGAAACAACAATATGTGGTATTGCTGAGCAGTTAGAAAACATTATAACACTACGTATAAAGTTACCTCCTAATTCAAGTAAAG AAATATtggaagaattaaatattccaatgTTAGACGAAGTGaataaagacaaagaaaaaccTGTGACTGATAGTCCATCCAAAGTAAGCGTTGCTGAATCGCATCGAGATGCTAGTACAAAATGCAACGAGACTTCAAAAAGTGGAAAGCTTGTTGAAGATACTTCAGTAAGAAATGCAAGCCCACAATTGGTAGAGGGTGAGGAATGGCATACTCCTGAACAAAGTAATAGCGAAGATAGTAGTCTCAGTGATAGTGACAAAACTTTAGTTGGAGATGCTCCAGGAGATGAAGACTTTCAATTACCTTATCTTCCATCGAGTACAAGTAATCGCGccattaaaatgttaaatcaAGTTGGACTTGAAAACTGGGATAATATCATCGATGATtcagaatattatttcaaggCCACACCATATACAAATCATAATGAGAAAT TTTTGAAAGTATTAGTGGATAAAAGAATGATATTCAATACTTTGAAGAAAAACTTAGAGCCGTACGTTGGTGTACCtgcagaatattttaaaatttgtcgTTATTTTGATGAATGTGGTGAATCAGAATGTAGCTGTTTACTTAGTCAACTTGTTTCTTATGAAGATGGGGAGAAACTTTGGATAGAAATAGGACGGGCTTTACGTAATGGTGAATTTACAGTAAAATTACATCAGTTTTTCCTTGATTCGGCTAAG AGCAAATTTTTGTTCGAATGGATAGTCTCAGAAGACATGACTGTTGGGCAGGCGAAAAAAGAGATTCTTgtagaaatgaaaagaagatataatatagaaataccataCGAAAGATGTCGATTAAGGGAAAAGTGTTTTGTATTACCTTCAAAAGTACTTTTAGATCATCAAAAGTTTAAAGATTTCCAATATTATTCTCAATTTGAAATGATTGTACAAGAGTTACCTGATAAAGATCCAGTTACCAATAGCAATCAAGTCATTGTTTTTGTCCGACGTTGGTATCctataaaatttcatgttGGTCCACCACAAGAAATCGTATTAGATGAAACGACCTTGAAAGAAATGATGAAAAAA TTATCTTTAATATCGGATATACCTGAagaacatataaatataataagagGGAAAGGTTCAGTACATATGCCTATTGTACGAATTGAGAATGAGGAAGACTGGATTGGATTAACAACTCTTGTTGAATTTAATGTTGAAGATGGTGCTGTGTTCTTATATAG AGATAGCAGGGAAACTTCACATCCATTAACTCAAGAAGAGTACGATGAAATCGCAATTCGAGAAGTATCACCTTCTTTACCACTTTCTTCTGCGTCACGTTGTAATGCGCGTAAAGAGAAAGCGCTTAGAATATATTTGGATGGTGAATGA